One segment of Brassica napus cultivar Da-Ae chromosome A9 unlocalized genomic scaffold, Da-Ae chrA09_Random_21, whole genome shotgun sequence DNA contains the following:
- the LOC106432966 gene encoding myrosinase-like: MKLHGLALIGFLIAVVSCKAIEECRENEPFTCGNTDQLSSKSFPKDFIFGVASAAYQVEGGRGRGLNVWDGFTHRYPEKGGSDHGNGDTTCESYTRWQKDIDIIDELNATGYRFSFAWSRIIPKGKVSRGVNKGGIEYYHKLLDGLIAKNITPFVTLYHWDLPQTLQDEYEGFLNRTVIDDFRDYADLCFKEFGGKVKNWITINQLYTVPTRGYAIGTDAPGRCSPAVDERCYGGNSSTEPYIVAHNQLLAHAAAVDVYRRKYKFQKGKIGPVMITRWFLPFDETDASRDAAERMKEFFLGWFMEPLTKGRYPDIMREIVGSRLPNFTEAEAELVAGSYDFLGLNYYTTQYAQAKPNPVTWANHTAMMDPGAKLTYNNSRGENLGPLFVKDEKNGNAYYYPKGIYYVMDYFKTKYSNPLIYITENGFSTPGEENRDKAIADSKRIDYLCSHLCFLRKVIREKGVNIKGYFAWALGDNYEFCKGFTVRFGLSYVNWTDLNDRNLKDSGKWYQSFINGTNKNPAKQYFRRPNLSFQNQKKKLADA, encoded by the exons ATGAAGCTTCATGGACTAGCCTTGATAGGTTTTCTAATTGCCGTGGTGAGTTGCAAAGCTATTGAGGAATGCCGAGAGAACGAGCCATTCACATGTGGAAACACTGATCAGTTAAGCAGTAAAAGTTTCCCAAAAGACTTCATATTCGGTGTTGCTTCTGCTGCTTACCAG GTGGAAGGGGGCAGAGGACGTGGTCTTAACGTTTGGGATGGCTTCACTCACCGATACCCAG AGAAGGGAGGATCCGATCATGGGAATGGAGACACTACTTGTGAGTCATATACGAGATGGCAG AAAGATATAGACATCATAGACGAACTCAATGCTACTGGCTACAGATTCTCATTTGCCTGGTCAAGAATCATTCCAA AAGGAAAGGTGAGTAGGGGAGTGAACAAAGGAGGTATCGAATACTACCACAAACTTCTAGATGGCCTCATCGCTAAGAATATAACCCCTTTTGTTACCCTCTATCACTGGGACCTTCCTCAAACACTGCAAGATGAGTATGAAGGTTTCTTGAACCGCACCGTCAT AGATGACTTTAGAGACTATGCGGATCTATGTTTCAAGGAATTTGGTGGAAAGGTGAAGAACTGGATCACGATCAACCAGCTGTACACAGTGCCTACGAGAGGCTATGCAATCGGAACAGATGCACCCGGTCGATGTTCTCCGGCGGTTGATGAGAGATGTTACGGCGGGAATTCTTCAACAGAACCATATATAGTTGCACATAACCAGCTTCTTGCTCATGCTGCGGCGGTCGATGTTTACAGGAGAAAATATAAG TTCCAAAAAGGGAAGATCGGACCAGTGATGATAACCAGATGGTTTCTTCCATTTGATGAGACTGATGCCAGCAGAGATGCAGCTGAGAGGATGAAAGAATTCTTCTTGGGATG GTTCATGGAGCCGCTAACAAAGGGTAGATACCCAGACATCATGAGGGAAATTGTGGGTAGTCGGCTTCCCAATTTCACGGAAGCAGAAGCGGAACTCGTTGCGGGTTCATATGATTTTCTTGGTCTCAACTACTACACCACTCAGTACGCCCAGGCAAAACCTAACCCAGTTACATGGGCAAATCACACTGCCATGATGGACCCAGGCGCAAAGCTCACAT ATAACAATTCACGTGGTGAAAATCTTGGTCCACTG TTCGTTAAAGACGAAAAAAACGGGAATGCCTATTACTACCCAAAAGGCATCTATTACGTTATGGACTACTTCAAAACCAAATACAGTAACCCTTTGATCTATATCACTGAGAACG GATTTAGTACTCCCGGTGAAGAAAACCGTGACAAAGCTATTGCTGATTCCAAGCGGATCGATTATCTCTGCAGTCATCTATGTTTTCTCCGCAAGGTCATCAG GGAGAAGGGTGTCAACATAAAAGGATACTTTGCATGGGCTCTTGGAGATAATTATGAATTCTGCAAAGGTTTTACCGTTAGATTCGGACTTAGTTACGTTAACTGGACAGACCTCAATGATAGAAATCTCAAAGACTCTGGCAAATGGTACCAAAGCTTTATTAACGGTACCAATAAGAACCCTGCCAAACAATATTTCCGCCGCCCAAACCTCTCCTTCcagaaccagaagaagaagctcgCAGATGCATGA